One Dromiciops gliroides isolate mDroGli1 chromosome 3, mDroGli1.pri, whole genome shotgun sequence DNA segment encodes these proteins:
- the LOC122747556 gene encoding cystatin-A-like, protein MTDYMTILYIHVHELTHANSSSMSSFKETTAVMKVGGFSETRTATPEIQEIVDKVKPQYEKKSNEKCEQFEAVSYKSQVVSGYIYRVKVALGKERYSHLKILEAFPRRNEPFELLDFQTGKTKDDELN, encoded by the exons ATTATATGACAATACTTTACATTCATGTTCATGAATTAACACATGCTAACAG TTCCAGCATGTCTTCCTTCAAAGAAACCACTGCTGTAATGAAGGTTGGAGGCTTTAGTGAGACTAGAACTGCAACTCCAGAAATCCAAGAGATTGTTGACAAG GTAAAGCCTCAGTATGAAAAAAAGAGCAATGAAAAATGTGAGCAATTTGAGGCTGTGAGTTACAAAAGCCAAGTGGTTTCCGGGTACATATACCGTGTAAAG GTCGCTCTTGGGAAGGAGCGATATTCACATTTGAAAATACTCGAAGCTTTCCCTCGAAGAAATGAGCCATTTGAGCTATTGGACTTCCAGACCGGCAAAACCAAGGATGATGAACTGAACTGA